The nucleotide window CATCGCCGGGCCCATCAAACGCAGTGGCCATTTCCCCCCCATCGTAACGCATATGATCGCTATCGGAGAACGTTCCGGGCACCTCGAAGACATGCTTGAAAACGTAGCCATGGCCTACGAAGATCAAGTTGACAACAAACTCACCATGCTTACCTCACTCCTGGAGCCCACCATGATTGCGCTAATGGGCGGGATTGCTGGAACGATAGCTTTTTCAATTCTCATGCCACTCATGAGACTCAACGAGTTCATAGGATAGCTTATGGTACGACGACACAAAGAACGTATTGCACTGCCATGGGAAGGCCAATTGGTCCGGCTTGGAGATTTGCTCGGAGGACGACGGCTACGAGTTCTTTTAATGTTCTGCCTAATTGGTGCTACTGTCATCTTTCTCAGCCACCATATTGAAGAGCGAAGTAGAATTCGAACAACTTGGGCTGTTATTCATCAAGTCGAGCAAGCCCTTTACAGCTATCGCATCGAGCAAGAGCGTTGCCCTCCATCCATATTGGATCTGATCGGCAAAGAACAAGATAACGAGTTTGGGCTTCGTGCCATCCCACGAGATGGTTGGGGCCGCGAGTTAAAAATTGTCTGTCCTAACAAAGAAAATGATGCAGGAGGCATTGTCGTGATGTCCGCTGGACCCAGTGGTTCATTTTTAGTCAACGACAACCTTTACTAGCAAAGGAGAAATAGTGTGATGAAAACAAATCAAAACCAACGCCAACACCAAAGTAGTCTTGAGGGCATGACGCTCGTTGAGATCATGGTGGTCATGGCCATTATCGCTCTCGTCGCAGCCGGTGTGGGCTTTGCGCTAATACCGCAGTTCAATAAAGCCAAAATCAAACAAACGACGGCAGATGTTCAAACCGTTCGCTCAGCTGCCATCATCTGGCTTTCTGACAACACAGGCTGTCCTAGCGTCGGAGAACTCATTGAGAACAAGTTTCTGGACCAAGGAGCAAGAACTCAAGATGCCTGGGGCAACGATTTTCGGATCGAATGCACATCCGATGACATCGAGGTTTCTTCCGGTGGACCGGACGGCGAGTTCGGTACTGAGGACGATATCAAGTAATGAAGAACGCGCAGGCCAGAAACTCAATGCTCGGGATGACCCTTATTGAGATTCTAATTGTCTTGGCTCTTGTGGCTGTCGCTGCAACGGGAATTAGTTTTTCCACCGGTGCAGCCACACGAAGCCGTCTGCGGTCAGCCTGCGTTCGCGTTTTATCAGCTTCACGCTTTGCGTACACCCGTGCGATTTCACAACAGAAGACCGTACGCATCGCTTTTGATTTTCAGAAAAACGTCTTTTCCATACAGGAATCCGACGGCACAGTGCTGCTAAACCAAGGCGATAAAAATGAAAGCGAAACCGAAACGAGCGACCCGTGGGCAATGGCACGTGCTCGCTTAGAAGGAACGTTTGACCCCAAACCCACGCCTTCGCCATTTCATCCCATAGCCGGTAGCGATGGAAAGCCCATCAAGCGCTACGCATCTCAAAAACTTGGCGCAAAAGGTCTTCGTTTTCTTCGTCTATTAGTTCCGCACTCGCCCATTCCCATTGAAGGCAGCAATGCTTCGGGCTCCATTTATTTCTTTCCGAACGGGCAGACTGAACACGCAGTGCTGCAGATTGGGAGCGAATCAGGCAACGACGTTTATTCCCTGGAACTACACCCTCTTACCGCTCGAGGCACCATTCATGCGGGCAAATATGTACCGACTACGGCTTTGACTCTGCGGAATCGTACTCCGAAGTTGAGGACAATTGTGATGCCCCTTCTCTGCAACTTCGGCCATCGTCTCATGCTGCACAAGGCTTTTCTATTTTAGAGGTCATGATTGCGGTAGCCATATTGGGCGTTTCTCTTACCGCTATTTTTTCAAGTGAAGCCGGAGCCGTACGGGTTGCAACACACGCAAAGAAAACAGTGGTAGCGACGTTATTGGCACGCTGCAAAATGGGCGAGATAGAAGAAAAACTTGCCAAAGAAGGCTTCCCCGCGATTTCAGATGACGATCGGGGTGATTGCTGTGAAGATGCAACGCCTGAAGGCTTTCAATGCGAATGGAAGATCACCCGCTTGGAGCTTCCGGATCCCGATATTAGCGGAAACTCCGCAAGCGAAGATAGTCTGAACGCCCCGCAAAAAGCTGATCTGCCGGGTAGCGACACAAAAGATAGCACCGATGTAGCGAGCCAGATGGGCAGCTTCGAGTCCGGAGGACTTACCGAAATGGCTATGCAATATGTATATCCGTTGCTGCAGCCCGCCATTGAAGAGCAGGTCCGGCGAGTTGAAGTTATCGTAAATTGGCAAGAAGGAAAACGTCCCACATCGTTTGAAGTCGTCCAGTATCTTGTTTCGGAAAACCCAACAAGTAACATTGCAACTGGCTTGCCTGCAAATCTTGGCACCACGGCAACTCCGACTGGCACGAGCTCTGGGGTTAGGCCATGATACAGGACGTTATCGTCACCAAAGACGTTCGTGTGCGGGGAATGACCCTGATCGAAGTGCTGATTGCTATTGGTATTTTATCAATCGTTTCAACCCTTGTGTGGCAAGGCTTCTCACAAACCACTCGAAACAAAAAGCGGATTGAAAATTCAATCGATCACTACCATGAGATGTCACTTTCCTTGGAGCGCATGGTTCGTGATTTGTCCATGGCCTTTGTTTCAGCTCAGATCAACCCAAGCCCCTCGCTGCAAACCATCCAAACGATATTTGTTGGCGATGATCGCGGAGATCGGGATCGGATCGACTTTACCTCTTTTTCCCACCAACGACTTTTTGCCAATGCGCATGAATCCGATATCAACGAGCTTTCCTATTTCCTTGCAGCCGATCCAGACAACCCCAGAAAGAAAGTCTTGGCGCGTAGGGAGCAACGCCGACCGGATGATCATCCACGCGAGGGTGGCGAATCGATGATTCTAATGCGGGATGTCATTGAATTTAACCTTGAATATCTCGATCCACTGAGTCACGAATGGGTTCGCGAGTGGGACACGATGCAAGCCACTGGCCAGCTCAACCGTCTGCCTTCGCAAGTTAAGATCACGCTTGCGATTGAAATGGACGAAGGCGAACGCAATCCAAAAAAACTTAGCCTAAGTACGAGAGCGTCACTACCACTTCGTTACGCCATTAACCATGCGATGTACAAACCATGACCTCTAACCCCAGCAAAAGACAAGCATCAAAAAAGAACAAGGGGTGGCCTTGGTAGTGGTGCTGTCAGCATTGCTATATTGGCGGTCATGGTGGCCGATTTACATGAAAACACGCATACTTTTTTTGTGTCGGCCAATGCCAAACGTGATGAGCTAAAAGCGGAGTATATGGCGCGAAGCGGCATCAATCTTACACGACTTTTGATCTCCACTGAGCCTTTAGTAAGACAAGCAACAGCTCCTCTTATCCAAATGATGACGCAACGCACACCTCCACAGCTACCTGTCTGGGAATATGCAACCGAAGCTTTATCGATGTTCTCCGATTTGGAAGGAGCCACTGCCGCCGCAACACAAATCGGCTTGGACCTTGGCTCTGCAGAAGGGTTGGGAAACGCCGGGGGAAGTTTTGAGATATTGGCCTGTGCCGAAAACCGTAAAATCAATGTCAACTCACCGCTCGCGTTGCAAGGAGAGCACGCAAGACAAAGTGTTGCCTCTCAAGTCTTTTCCCTTCTAGGAGGCTATCAAAGTCCAAGCCCATACGATCCACTTTTTAGCGGACGAGATGCAGATGGACAGTTTTCTTCTCGCCTTAATATCGTGGGTGACATTGTCGATTGGTGGGATTTTGACCAGCAAGCCACCAATTTTGATCCCGGAGCGCGCACTGTAACGAGTGCGGGAAGTGAAGATAACGTTTATCAGTCGCTTAAAGACCCTTACCAATCAAAAAATGCTCCCTTTGATTCGCTTGAGGAGTTACGTTTGGTTCGTGGCTTTAGCGATGAATTCTGGGCGACATTTGTAAGCCCAAAACCAGAAAACCCCTGTGAAGACCTTATGACTGTTTACGGAACAGGTTCCTTAAATCCTAACATGGCGAAGCCCGAAGCAATGCTTGCTACACTTTGTTCATACATTTCAGATCAGCCCCTATGCCTGGACACCATGGAGGGCGCCAAGTTTGTCCAGCTGGTAAACACCGTGCGGGGGATGTTCCCTATTCCCTGGTTTAGTTCGGCCACGGATTTTGTAAATTTTGTAGAGGGCAAAGGCAACCAGAACGATCTGTTCCCAACCCTCAAAAGCTTCTTAGGAGAAGACCCCTCGTTACTGTTTCGTCCCGTTACTATCAATCAAGATGTTCGTAAAAATTTGGAAGCTGCATTTACTACCGAGTCCTACCTTATCTTAATTCAATCGACAGGCAGCGCTGGCCGTTCTCGTGTTAGCATTCGCAGCGTTGTCAATTTTCACAACCGTTGGGCACCGCCGCCACCAAATACTGCGGTCATGCCTGCAACCGGGGTTATTCAATACTGGCGGGTTAACTGATGGCAAGAGTAATAGGAATTGATATTGACGCGCATAGCATCAAAGCGGTGTTACTACGAAGCTCACTTCGTAGTCACGAACTCCTCGCTTATGATGAAATCGTTCTCGACAAAGATCTCGTAAGCGATGAGCTAAAACGCAAAGCTATCTACGAGGGGCTCCGCGAACTTCAGCAGCGATTTTCCTCGGAGACCGACTCCGTCGTTTGCGCCATCTCTGGTGGGATCGTTTCCATGCGAACACTGAACTTTCCCAAGGTAGCGCTTCGTCACCTTGACGGCTTGGTTCCGAACGAACTTGAGGCTGAACTCCCCTTCGACATTGAGGAGGTTGTTTTTGACTATCAGAGTGTCGCAAAGGGGGACGAATCGTTGCAAGTGCTTGCAACCGCCGTTCCCAAATCCGCACTTGAAGACACCATTGAATTGTTCTCTTCAGCGGGCCTGAGTCCTCGCGAAATCGCAATCGGAGCGGCATCGCTTGATGGTCTAGCTCCACTGCTGGCTGATTTACGTGCACCCGGACCGATCGTTCTTGTTGATTTCCGAAATGCAGAAACGGATGTCTGCATCATTCAAAACGGTCATTGTGTCTTAGCGCGCACGCTTTCTCATGGAGTACGCAGCAGCCAGTCAAGCCCTGAGACGCTAGCGATGCAAATCAAACAAACCCTTGCCTCCTATCGAGCCTCAAACGGACTTTTGCCCGTTCAAGCCTATATTGTCGGAGAAGGAAGTACTCTTCCCAATGCCTCACGGTGGGTCTCGGAATTACTTCACATCCCGACCGACACCCTTTTATTGCCTGTGGCAAGCGGCCTTGAGGCCGAACAGACAACACGTTATGCGCGAGCTGCAGCGCTTGCGGCGAGGATTCTCGGGCGAGGGAAACGAATTAACCTCCGTTCCGGAGAATTCAGGCCTGAGCGAGCAACAAGCGTTTTGCGCGAACGAGCGGGTTTGCTCGCTGCTTGTGCGGTAGCTATCGTTGTATCCTTCGTAGTGTTTGCCTACGGACATTTACAACTGCTCGAGAACCAAAACGAAGCTCTGAAAATAGAACTCTCGCAGCTTAGTAAAAAAGTGTTTGATGACGAGGCCAGCGACCCAAAGCGCGCTAGAGAACTTTTGGAAGGACGCGGGCAAGGCAAAAACCCACTGCCCGAGATACGAGCGTTTGATATTATGGAATTTGTAAGTAACGCCGTCCCACCCAACATCGCGCATGACACCAGACAACTTCGCATCGAGCTCGGCATCGGTGGAGGGCGCGGACGCTTGGAACTCGAAGAATTCTAACGAATAACAGTGAGCGCGCGGAAGTCATCGCTAACCTAGGCAAGCACGAATGCAGTAAAGACCTCAATGAAGCAGGAACCTCCCCTGCCGGCGACGGTCGCATTCGTTACAAAGTCGAAGCAGACCTAAATTGTCCAGGGACGAGCGTTAGCACCGAAAGGAAAGGCAATGAATCTAACTAGTTTCATCGAAACGCCACGCCGCATGTGGGATGGGCTAAGTGATCGCGAACGCCGCCTCGTCGCTGCGTTAGGAGCTGTTTTTGCCGGGCTACTGATCTTTATTCCTCTTTTCTTGGTCCTGCAACAAGCCTCTTCGACCAGCTCCGAGAACGAAGAAATACGGAAAGTGTTGAAGGAGATCAATCAAAACCAAGGCATTCTTGAAAAGCGGGGAGCAGCCCGACGTGCAGCAGAGCGCCGATTTGCAACACGCGCCCCTGACCTAAGTGCCTTTCTAGAGGAGCAAGGCCAACGCGTCGGATTAACGGTCGCGCGAACCCAACCGCAACCCAATGCCGAGGTCCCCGGCTTTACACGTCGTGGTGTCAAAGTTGATTTACCGGATGTTCCACTCCGGC belongs to Myxococcales bacterium and includes:
- a CDS encoding type II secretion system protein GspG, giving the protein MMKTNQNQRQHQSSLEGMTLVEIMVVMAIIALVAAGVGFALIPQFNKAKIKQTTADVQTVRSAAIIWLSDNTGCPSVGELIENKFLDQGARTQDAWGNDFRIECTSDDIEVSSGGPDGEFGTEDDIK
- a CDS encoding prepilin-type N-terminal cleavage/methylation domain-containing protein codes for the protein MKNAQARNSMLGMTLIEILIVLALVAVAATGISFSTGAATRSRLRSACVRVLSASRFAYTRAISQQKTVRIAFDFQKNVFSIQESDGTVLLNQGDKNESETETSDPWAMARARLEGTFDPKPTPSPFHPIAGSDGKPIKRYASQKLGAKGLRFLRLLVPHSPIPIEGSNASGSIYFFPNGQTEHAVLQIGSESGNDVYSLELHPLTARGTIHAGKYVPTTALTLRNRTPKLRTIVMPLLCNFGHRLMLHKAFLF
- a CDS encoding prepilin-type N-terminal cleavage/methylation domain-containing protein, coding for MIQDVIVTKDVRVRGMTLIEVLIAIGILSIVSTLVWQGFSQTTRNKKRIENSIDHYHEMSLSLERMVRDLSMAFVSAQINPSPSLQTIQTIFVGDDRGDRDRIDFTSFSHQRLFANAHESDINELSYFLAADPDNPRKKVLARREQRRPDDHPREGGESMILMRDVIEFNLEYLDPLSHEWVREWDTMQATGQLNRLPSQVKITLAIEMDEGERNPKKLSLSTRASLPLRYAINHAMYKP
- a CDS encoding general secretion pathway protein GspK — encoded protein: MVADLHENTHTFFVSANAKRDELKAEYMARSGINLTRLLISTEPLVRQATAPLIQMMTQRTPPQLPVWEYATEALSMFSDLEGATAAATQIGLDLGSAEGLGNAGGSFEILACAENRKINVNSPLALQGEHARQSVASQVFSLLGGYQSPSPYDPLFSGRDADGQFSSRLNIVGDIVDWWDFDQQATNFDPGARTVTSAGSEDNVYQSLKDPYQSKNAPFDSLEELRLVRGFSDEFWATFVSPKPENPCEDLMTVYGTGSLNPNMAKPEAMLATLCSYISDQPLCLDTMEGAKFVQLVNTVRGMFPIPWFSSATDFVNFVEGKGNQNDLFPTLKSFLGEDPSLLFRPVTINQDVRKNLEAAFTTESYLILIQSTGSAGRSRVSIRSVVNFHNRWAPPPPNTAVMPATGVIQYWRVN
- the pilM gene encoding pilus assembly protein PilM translates to MARVIGIDIDAHSIKAVLLRSSLRSHELLAYDEIVLDKDLVSDELKRKAIYEGLRELQQRFSSETDSVVCAISGGIVSMRTLNFPKVALRHLDGLVPNELEAELPFDIEEVVFDYQSVAKGDESLQVLATAVPKSALEDTIELFSSAGLSPREIAIGAASLDGLAPLLADLRAPGPIVLVDFRNAETDVCIIQNGHCVLARTLSHGVRSSQSSPETLAMQIKQTLASYRASNGLLPVQAYIVGEGSTLPNASRWVSELLHIPTDTLLLPVASGLEAEQTTRYARAAALAARILGRGKRINLRSGEFRPERATSVLRERAGLLAACAVAIVVSFVVFAYGHLQLLENQNEALKIELSQLSKKVFDDEASDPKRARELLEGRGQGKNPLPEIRAFDIMEFVSNAVPPNIAHDTRQLRIELGIGGGRGRLELEEF
- a CDS encoding type II secretion system protein M, giving the protein MNLTSFIETPRRMWDGLSDRERRLVAALGAVFAGLLIFIPLFLVLQQASSTSSENEEIRKVLKEINQNQGILEKRGAARRAAERRFATRAPDLSAFLEEQGQRVGLTVARTQPQPNAEVPGFTRRGVKVDLPDVPLRPAAELIAAVENSQYPVAVDEIQISHTQMGVDRFSVKLGVVAFDKHPEKESAKSEP